The following proteins come from a genomic window of Bactrocera tryoni isolate S06 chromosome 1, CSIRO_BtryS06_freeze2, whole genome shotgun sequence:
- the LOC120780423 gene encoding serine/threonine-protein phosphatase alpha-1 isoform encodes MSDIMNIDSIISRLLEVRGARPGKNVQLSESEIRGLCLKSREIFLSQPILLELEAPLKICGDIHGQYYDLLRLFEYGGFPPESNYLFLGDYVDRGKQSLETICLLLAYKIKYSENFFLLRGNHECASINRIYGFYDECKRRYTIKLWKTFTDCFNCLPVAAIVDEKIFCCHGGLSPDLSSMEQIRRIMRPTDVPDQGLLCDLLWSDPDKDTMGWGENDRGVSFTFGAEVVGKFLQKHDFDLICRAHQVVEDGYEFFAKRQLVTLFSAPNYCGEFDNAGAMMSVDDTLMCSFQILKPADKRRFVYPNFGSSARPLTPPRGANNKNKKK; translated from the exons ATGTCCGACATCATGAACATCGATAGCATTATTTCACGATTATTAGAAG TGCGCGGCGCACGTCCTGGAAAAAATGTTCAACTATCTGAAAGTGAAATACGTGGTCTATGCCTCAAGTCACGTGAAATATTCTTATCGCAACCTATTCTACTAGAACTGGAAGCACCTTTGAAAATTTGCG GCGATATCCATGGTCAATATTACGATCTGCTTCGTCTTTTTGAATACGGCGGTTTTCCACCAGAATCGAATTATCTATTTTTGGGCGACTATGTCGATCGTGGCAAGCAGTCATTGGAGACTATTTGTCTGTTACTGgcttacaaaattaaatattcagaGAACTTTTTCTTGCTGCGTGGAAATCACGAATGCGCCAGCATAAATAGAATTTACGG TTTTTACGACGAGTGCAAACGTCGGTATACAATAAAGCTGTGGAAAACGTTTACAGATTGCTTTAATTGTTTGCCTGTCGCGGCTATTG ttgatgaaaaaattttctgCTGTCACGGTGGTCTCAGTCCCGATTTGTCGTCAATGGAGCAAATTAGACGCATTATGCGTCCAACAGATGTGCCCGATCAGGGTTTACTATGTGATCTCTTGTGGTCAGATCCTGATAAGGATACAATGGGTTGGGGAGAAAATGATCGTGGTGTGAGCTTCACATTTGGCGCTGAG GTTGTTgggaaatttttacaaaagcaCGACTTCGATTTGATATGTCGCGCGCATCAGGTTGTTGAAGATGGTTATGAGTTCTTTGCTAAAAGACAATTAGTCACACTCTTTTCGGCACCAAATTACTGTGGTGAATTTGACAATGCAG GTGCAATGATGTCTGTGGATGATACACTTATGTGTTCTTTCCAAATACTGAAGCCGGCTGATAAGCGCCGCTTCGTCTATCCGAATTTCGGCAGTTCAGCGCGTCCGTTAACTCCGCCACGCGGTgccaataataaaaacaaaaagaaataa
- the LOC120780344 gene encoding zinc finger protein 236, with product MSSASASSTYNGHNDFANPRLEKHMTFVCPECGVEFESQQDWRRHLNEEHDYINKTPEDFDFKEISESFHECQVCHKWVANANQAIALLQYHRFLHLPFNRTYRCRHCKGGFTRKRALCEHLYRFHSRQIIMADKMRNVEGETTTSSNFAQTAEQKMVCDARLNTEFYLRFICPHCGKVIEKFEQWLKHLDIHPSTSDDLRMHRISGSRNHYCLQCRKLLYTNEQSKLQRHRFTHLPFRLYFKCAFCLVKKSFKSEIFRHFVYAHPRHFNEAKPYIKKPIEWGAKINDRLNTELDAILRRYKCTNSYEAGDTSGENSRGRPVKKQTYASEKARLAAQKQTSTSSTTGTLRRSNIRIIKDFDMVQQKSGTTPTESVTEEDFEELCADVFESIEDELNSTIINKKNEPKELVKNENTKQQNQPDEELVISIEIDAIDDNNELTEHKQNFMSTPPRKRLKLSEAEISPRITKEQITNENNMKITKMSPAVDVNKKAMFEENIIYLCPECGNEFDVQASWRTHVFKEHNIENAIQTNFQLLENKQSYLCLDCMDVQHTTQFAVLQRHRFTHMPFQAYLKCKLCSKTKSSKPKMLHHLQQCHGIQKNSVQNNTAPNNSEGTLHFHPCTICKKYFTTKERLQLHQTQACGVRSNGLRTAMCGNNANNSSTIANNMKLLIHLKQARVRMKRLTTRDKN from the coding sequence ATGTCCAGTGCAAGTGCCAGTAGTACCTACAATGGTCATAACGATTTTGCTAATCCTCGTTTAGAGAAGCACATGACATTTGTGTGTCCCGAGTGTGGCGTAGAATTCGAATCACAACAGGATTGGCGACGCCATTTGAACGAGGAACATGATTACATTAATAAAACTCCAGAAGATTTTGATTTCAAAGAAATCAGTGAAAGCTTCCATGAATGTCAGGTTTGCCATAAATGGGTGGCTAACGCGAACCAGGCCATTGCCTTACTCCAATATCATCGCTTTCTACACTTGCCATTTAATCGCACATATCGTTGTCGGCATTGCAAAGGTGGTTTCACGCGTAAGCGTGCATTATGCGAACATCTCTATCGCTTCCATAGCCGACAAATTATAATGGCAGACAAAATGAGGAATGTCGAGGGAGAAACCACAACCAGCAGCAATTTTGCACAAACAGCCGAACAGAAAATGGTGTGCGATGCACGTTTAAATACGGAATTCTATTTACGTTTTATATGTCCACACTGCGGTAAGGTTATAGAAAAGTTTGAGCAGTGGCTAAAACATTTGGACATTCATCCATCTACATCTGATGATTTACGAATGCATCGTATCTCCGGTTCCCGCAACCACTACTGCTTGCAATGTCGTAAACTGCTCTACACCAATGAACAGTCAAAATTGCAACGACATCGCTTTACACATCTTCCCTTTcgattatattttaaatgcgcATTTTGTTTGGTAAAGAAATCATTCAAATCAGAAATATTTCGACATTTCGTGTATGCTCATCCACGTCATTTTAACGAAGCCAAACCATATATCAAGAAACCAATTGAATGGGGAGCGAAAATAAATGATCGCCTCAATACAGAATTAGATGCAATTTTAAGACGTTATAAATGTACAAATAGTTATGAAGCAGGAGACACAAGTGGGGAAAATAGTCGCGGGCGACCAGTTAAGAAGCAAACATATGCCAGTGAAAAGGCTCGCCTTGCCGCTCAAAAACAAACCTCTACGTCATCAACCACTGGTACATTACGACGAAGTAATATAAGAATAATTAAGGATTTTGATATGGTGCAGCAAAAATCTGGTACCACCCCCACAGAGTCAGTTACAGAAGAAGACTTTGAAGAATTGTGTGCCGATGTTTTTGAATCTATTGAAGATGAATTAAATTCTACtataatcaacaaaaaaaatgaaccAAAGGAATtggttaaaaatgaaaataccaAACAACAAAATCAGCCAGATGAAGAGCTGGTCATAAGCATTGAAATCGATGCAATTGATGACAATAACGAACTAACAGAACACAAACAGAATTTTATGTCGACACCACCACGAAAACGATTAAAGCTTAGCGAAGCTGAGATATCACCAAGAATTACAAAGGAACAAATAACAAacgaaaataatatgaaaataacaaaaatgtctCCAGCCGTTGATGTCAACAAGAAAGCAATGTTTgaggaaaatattatttatctttGTCCAGAATGTGGAAACGAATTCGACGTACAAGCTAGCTGGCGAACACACGTTTTTAAAGAACATAACATTGAGAATGCAATTCAAACTAATTTTCAATTGCTCGAAAATAAGCAGTCTTACCTCTGCCTCGACTGCATGGATGTCCAACATACTACTCAATTTGCTGTACTACAGCGTCATCGTTTCACCCATATGCCATTCCAAGCATATCTAAAGTGCAAACTGTGTTCCAAAACTAAATCGAGTAAGCCAAAAATGTTGCATCATCTTCAACAATGTCATGGTATTCAAAAAAATTCGGTTCAAAACAATACAGCACCCAACAATAGTGAAGGCACGTTGCATTTCCATCCATGCACAATTTGTAAGAAATACTTCACAACAAAGGAGCGACTACAGCTCCATCAAACTCAGGCATGTGGAGTGCGTTCAAATGGATTACGTACCGCAATGTGTGGTAATAATGCCAACAACAGCTCCACTATCGCAAACAACATGAAATTGCTAATTCATTTGAAACAGGCACGTGTACGCATGAAACGTTTAACAACGCGTGATAAAAACTGA
- the LOC120780515 gene encoding thiamin pyrophosphokinase 1 isoform X2, with product MRWATLSILHFQITAKLAAKFLRQHSGLFCAKLYVKLYREKYIQLLMCANGENFSSNFDRCKLNDTCLWSPSELVSSCHKANDNYACIVLNQSLHLPTDIAKNIWQNVDGGANCWKEFIHKSNESLNLPEYITGDFDSITQETRKYFNSPDIKYQHTPDQNETDFTKAVRFLQPQLKANDIHKVIVFQETTGRLDHIMANINTLHKLQSDILSIYLLSSSSLSWLLLPGKHKIIVPKELVDCQHWCALIPIGSKADKVTTRGLKWNLTQSPLEFGFMVSTSNTYASKEVYVNTDSSLIWSMGLWAEDKQ from the exons ATGAGATGGGCAACTCtgagcatattacattttcaaataacTGCGAAGTTAGCTGCGAAGTTTTTAAGACAACATTCTGGTTTATTTTGCGCTAAGTTGTATGTTAAACTATACcgtgaaaaatatattcaattattaATGTGTGCAAATGGAGAAAACTTTTCATCCAACTTCGACCGCTGCAAGTTGAATGACACATGTCTCTGGAGTCCTAGTGAATTAGTAAGTAGCTGTCATAAAGCGAATGATAACTATGCCTGCATCGTACTGAACCAATCACTCCACTTGCCGACcgatattgcaaaaaatatatggcaaaatg TAGACGGTGGTGCAAATTGTTGGAAAGAATTTATACACAAGTCAAATGAAAGCCTAAATCTTCCGGAATATATAACAGGAGATTTTGATTCAATTACGCAAGAAacaaggaaatattttaattctccGGATATTAAGTACCAACATACACCTGATCAGAATGAAACCGATTTTACAAAAGCGGTGCGGTTTTTACAGCCCCAGTTGAAAGCAAATGACATTCATAAGGTTATTGTATTCCAAGAAACTACAGGACGTCTGGATCACATTATGGCCAATATTAACACATTACATAAGCTCCAAAGCGATATCCTAAGCATTTATCTCTTGAGTAGTTCGTCTTTAAGCTGGTTACTTTTGCCGggtaaacataaaattatagtTCCAAAGGAACTGGTCGACTGCCAACATTGGTGTGCATTAATACCTATTGGCAGTAAAGCGGATAAAGTAACTACTAGAGGATTAAAGTGGAATCTAA CACAATCTCCTTTGGAATTCGGTTTTATGGTAAGCACATCAAACACATATGCATCTAAAGAAGTTTATGTCAATACGGATAGTAGCTTAATTTGGTCTATGGGATTGTGGGCGGAGGACAAGCAATAA
- the LOC120780515 gene encoding thiamin pyrophosphokinase 1 isoform X1 translates to MRWATLSILHFQITAKLAAKFLRQHSGLFCAKLYVKLYREKYIQLLMCANGENFSSNFDRCKLNDTCLWSPSELVSSCHKANDNYACIVLNQSLHLPTDIAKNIWQNAKIRCLVDGGANCWKEFIHKSNESLNLPEYITGDFDSITQETRKYFNSPDIKYQHTPDQNETDFTKAVRFLQPQLKANDIHKVIVFQETTGRLDHIMANINTLHKLQSDILSIYLLSSSSLSWLLLPGKHKIIVPKELVDCQHWCALIPIGSKADKVTTRGLKWNLTQSPLEFGFMVSTSNTYASKEVYVNTDSSLIWSMGLWAEDKQ, encoded by the exons ATGAGATGGGCAACTCtgagcatattacattttcaaataacTGCGAAGTTAGCTGCGAAGTTTTTAAGACAACATTCTGGTTTATTTTGCGCTAAGTTGTATGTTAAACTATACcgtgaaaaatatattcaattattaATGTGTGCAAATGGAGAAAACTTTTCATCCAACTTCGACCGCTGCAAGTTGAATGACACATGTCTCTGGAGTCCTAGTGAATTAGTAAGTAGCTGTCATAAAGCGAATGATAACTATGCCTGCATCGTACTGAACCAATCACTCCACTTGCCGACcgatattgcaaaaaatatatggcaaaatg CTAAAATACGTTGTTTAGTAGACGGTGGTGCAAATTGTTGGAAAGAATTTATACACAAGTCAAATGAAAGCCTAAATCTTCCGGAATATATAACAGGAGATTTTGATTCAATTACGCAAGAAacaaggaaatattttaattctccGGATATTAAGTACCAACATACACCTGATCAGAATGAAACCGATTTTACAAAAGCGGTGCGGTTTTTACAGCCCCAGTTGAAAGCAAATGACATTCATAAGGTTATTGTATTCCAAGAAACTACAGGACGTCTGGATCACATTATGGCCAATATTAACACATTACATAAGCTCCAAAGCGATATCCTAAGCATTTATCTCTTGAGTAGTTCGTCTTTAAGCTGGTTACTTTTGCCGggtaaacataaaattatagtTCCAAAGGAACTGGTCGACTGCCAACATTGGTGTGCATTAATACCTATTGGCAGTAAAGCGGATAAAGTAACTACTAGAGGATTAAAGTGGAATCTAA CACAATCTCCTTTGGAATTCGGTTTTATGGTAAGCACATCAAACACATATGCATCTAAAGAAGTTTATGTCAATACGGATAGTAGCTTAATTTGGTCTATGGGATTGTGGGCGGAGGACAAGCAATAA
- the LOC120772000 gene encoding zinc finger protein hangover has translation MDQLFMFSNEYTEDDDNNAKDGNNKEEAKIKSEPQEIVNDGEDDNSYIMPESLLQQMTTTRDEDGEAEDDNTIFNFGIEPTWKTRSLSAIVKSTSTKNPQDALINYDMAIMYICPACGAEFDTQSVWKGHINGVHEYNTRRGLNFVPIDKLYHRCLECNKPIAMHAMENLLKHKFTHLPHRCTKCKICHRRYKYRQDLIVHLRLCHREEVILMMQSEKTPVPRHENKRASVPAVTNAQLEIKDIKGNAVDIFENTCDSVEVKNEPFDPDDQDAESLLVQSGSKSKYPRTSILEDALSRSSSQVFEQRPSVEEKQCEKHIQYICPVCSTEFMTKNEWQEHVQEMHNFCTINGLGFQKRFNSTAECVECNRVLPDNAIDQLQQHKFSHLPCKTWLRCKLCLRSFITYKDIIKHLLNQHRLDDELDADMDDSQDCRSFDPYAAPSNDYEDDQTLAEDQLKGDLRDIYETQIDYLCPKCGKEFFERKMWRKHIVKAHHYTDLKTLCFEAVNEHQLQCRLCGKVITNAYGVQNAQQHYFTHLPHKAYIRCRLCDKSYTDRKGLVKHLRKVHHINPKTAAAAALAKANKIMRPPLLATYEKSSSKHVSISRKAPVKEIVRHNGVIFEIKFLDEDSNDNTSFGGRNGDDIHDNSFAMPTRRHVCSDCYSTFTTVQELQKHTREQHDFKKPTQTNVCGRCYCTFESEEALQDHKIKHHSSNASGGNNDDDDLLLVPTGNEEVKRNTADDTPNIEQYFCYLCPACGEEFKTQYEWRRHINDIHYFDRRYELNFKQIDKFHFQCLECKEIVNSAKLKGLQDHKFRHLPYKLYIKCRLCSTCYNHKPNVVTHLCTQHNFAHPRKSSSSSPAISSAPQIRNTYNMPATTSNTFKPLSAESLISLHNAVEHETITYYCPQCNEPFNTHALWRQHIVTVHDLNSRQGLNFRQLDAHHYICLECYKRVTVTHTKGAIGQLQSHKFRHLPYKSFCCTKCGGVFVRKQMFFKHLNRATNRCPLMGNERATHHVKTKSYKNSVRNIYGQQSDDSKPLKNLNFSVTSNEKCPYIIQCPQCGIKFEKWHPWRDHIEKEHKLHSMESLKFKKINDHLHICIQCKERVNGANFVNLQTHRFKHLPYGTYLHCRFCDVRYYYMINIIKHMKQKHPNHGLEELELQLESAPDEESVSSPAVTVNMDVDKESDVCEMKNADIDGNDNSKTNDDDDALVIADDGEHNNKVSEEKDIDYGFGCESSICSYIILCPQCGIKYDNWYTWRDHISAAHSLNSHKTLNFTKIFDWLQECNECKERVNATSLFNLQTHKFKHLPYGTYLECRYCDAKYNYIIHIVSHLKAKHPEHALQKQNIPIDIDKTLLDNVDDVAEEDVAEVKRSVGDEAKGVTNSDGDVEAEGDDDEDVDDDMDDDIDEDVDDDDDDDDDEEEAEENAHNNDGKAAGEVVEQMNVDAKSDDDFGDGDDDDDDDDDDDDDDDDDDDDDDDDDSENYGTDGNVEDPAIDSENTNVEAPNGVVEDIEQVENPEEQFVLG, from the exons atggaTCAACTATTCATGTTCTCAAATGAGTATACAGAGGATGACGATAACAATGCTAAGGATGGTAACAATAAAGaggaagcaaaaattaaaagtgaaccTCAGGAAATTGTCAATGATGGTGAAGATGATAATAGCTACATAATGCCGGAATCTTTATTGCAACAAATGACAACAACGCGAGATGAAGATGGAGAAGCTGAAGATGATaacactatttttaattttgggaTTGAACCAACTTGGAAAACACGTTCGTTGTCGGCTATAGTGAAGTCAACTTCTACAAAAAATCCTCAAGATGCGTTAATTAACTATGATATGGCCATAATGTATATATGCCCGGCTTGCGGTGCGGAATTCGATACGCAAAGCGTTTGGAAGGGGCACATAAATGGAGTGCATGAATATAATACTCGGCGGGGATTAAATTTTGTACCGATAGATAAGTTGTATCACAGATGTTTAGAATGCAACAAACCTATTGCTATGCATGCAatggaaaatttgttaaaacataaatttactCATTTGCCTCATCGCtgtactaaatgtaaaatctgCCATCGTCGTTATAAATATCGGCAGGACTTAATTGTACATTTGCGTTTGTGTCATCGTGAAGAAGTGATATTAATGATGCAAAGCGAAAAGACACCTGTGCCTAGGCATGAAAACAAGCGAGCATCAGTCCCTGCAGTAACAAATGCTCAGTTAGAAATAAAGGATATAAAAGGAAATGCTGTTGATATTTTTGAGAACACATGTGATAGTGTTGAGGTAAAAAATGAACCATTTGATCCAGACGATCAGGACGCGGAAAGTTTGCTGGTACAATCAGGGAGTAAATCCAAATATCCGCGAACCTCAATACTAGAAGATGCACTGAGTCGAAGTTCTTCACAAGTTTTCGAACAGCGACCAAGTGTTGAAGAGAAACAATGTGAAAagcatatacaatatatttgccCAGTTTGTAGTACGGAGTTCATGACCAAGAATGAATGGCAGGAACATGTACAAGAAATGCATAACTTTTGCACAATCAATGGGCTTGGGTTTCAAAAACGTTTTAATTCAACGGCTGAATGTGTCGAATGCAACCGG GTTTTGCCTGACAATGCAATAGACCAACTGCAGCAACACAAATTTTCGCATCTTCCTTGCAAAACATGGTTACGTTGTAAGCTTTGTTTACGTTCGTTTATTACCTACAAGGATATAATAAAGCACTTGCTTAACCAACATCGGCTTGATGATGAACTTGACGCAGATATGGACGACAGCCAAGACTGTCGTTCCTTTGACCCATACGCTGCGCCATCAAACGACTATGAAGACGACCAGACGTTAGCTGAAGACCAACTTAAAGGCGACCTACGTGATATTTATGAAACACAAATAGATTATTTGTGTCCTAAATGTGGTAAAGAgtttttcgaaagaaaaatgtGGAGAAAGCACATTGTTAAAGCACATCATTATACCGATTTGAAAACACTTTGTTTTGAAGCTGTGAACGAGCACCAGTTGCAATGCCGATTATGCGGTAAAGTAATCACAAATGCTTACGGTGTGCAAAACGCTCAACAACATTACTTTACACATTTACCGCACAAAGCGTACATACGCTGTCGCTTATGTGATAAATCTTATACAGATCGCAAAGGATTGGTGAAACATCTTCGTAAAGTACACCATATTAATCCCAAaacggcagcggcagcagcattAGCTAAAGCAAATAAGATCATGCGGCCACCTTTATTAGCAACATACGAAAAGTCCTCATCTAAACACGTGAGCATATCTCGTAAAGCACCTGTTAAAGAAATCGTTCGTCATAACGGcgtaatatttgaaataaaatttttggacgAAGATAGTAATGATAACACCTCGTTTGGTGGGAGAAATGGAGATGACATTCATGACAATAGTTTTGCTATGCCCACAAGAAGGCATGTGTGCTCGGATTGTTACTCAACCTTCACTACAGTACaagaattacaaaaacataCCCGAGAACAACATGACTTCAAAAAACCAACCCAAACAAATGTCTGCGGTAGGTGTTATTGTACATTTGAGTCAGAAGAAGCGCTGCAAGACCATAAAATAAAGCATCATTCATCGAATGCTAGTGGGGGTaacaatgatgatgatgatttaCTCTTGGTACCTACTGGCAATGAGGAAGTTAAAAGGAACACCGCTGATGATACTCCAAATATTGAACAATATTTCTGCTATCTATGTCCTGCATGTGGTGAGGAATTTAAAACTCAATACGAATGGCGTCGTCATATAAACGACATACACTATTTCGATCGTAGATATGAGTTGAATTTCAAACAAATCGATAAATTTCATTTCCAGTGTTTGGAATGTAAGGAAATTGTGAACAGTGCCAAATTGAAAGGTCTGCAAGACCATAAATTTCGTCACTTACcatataagttatatataaaatgtcGGCTCTGCAGCACATGCTACAATCATAAACCTAATGTGGTCACACATCTGTGCACGCAACACAATTTTGCACATCCACGTAAATCGTCCAGTTCAAGCCCAGCTATATCGTCAGCACCGCAAATTCGTAATACATATAACATGCCAGCAACAACTTCTAACACTTTCAAGCCTTTATCAGCTGAAAGCCTCATTTCCTTACACAATGCAGTAGAACACGAAACAATTACCTACTATTGCCCGCAGTGCAATGAACCGTTTAACACACATGCCCTATGGCGTCAACATATCGTCACTGTACATGATCTTAACAGTCGACAAGGTTTGAATTTCCGTCAATTAGACGCACACCATTACATATGTTTGGAGTGTTATAAACGAGTCACAGTAACTCATACCAAGGGCGCTATTGGTCAACTGCAGTCGCATAAATTCCGCCATTTGCCGTATAAATCTTTCTGTTGCACCAAATGTGGTGGGGTCTTTGTGCGCAAGCAAATGTTCTTTAAGCATCTAAATCGTGCCACCAATAGATGTCCACTGATGGGCAATGAACGCGCAACACATCatgtcaaaacaaaaagttataaGAACTCAGTACGTAATATATACGGTCAACAAAGTGACGATAGTAAACCGTTGAAGAACCTCAACTTCTCGGTGACGTCGAATGAAAAATGTCCCTACATCATACAATGTCCACAATGTGgcataaaattcgaaaaatggcATCCATGGCGTGATCACATCGAAAAGGAACACAAGCTACATAGTATGGaatcattgaaattcaaaaagatAAATGATCACCTACACATTTGTATACAGTGTAAGGAACGTGTCAACGGTGCAAATTTTGTTAACCTCCAAACACATCGGTTTAAGCACTTGCCATATGGCACTTATTTACACTGTCGTTTCTGTGATGTCAGATACTATTATATGATTAACATTATAAAACACATGAAACAAAAACATCCAAATCATGGCCTGGAAGAGCTCGAATTGCAATTGGAGAGTGCACCAGACGAAGAGTCCGTCAGTTCTCCGGCGGTGACAGTGAATATGGATGTTGATAAGGAGAGTGATGTGTGCGAAATGAAAAACGCCGATATCGATGGTAATGATAATAGCAAGACaaacgatgatgatgatgcgCTGGTTATTGCTGACGATGGCGAACACAATAATAAAGTTTCTGAAGAAAAGGACATTGATTATGGTTTTGGGTGCGAGTCCTCAATATGTTCATATATTATACTATGTCCACAATGTGGTATTAAATATGATAATTGGTATACGTGGCGTGATCATATATCAGCAGCACATTCGCTAAATAGCCACAAAACGTTGAATTTCACGAAAATTTTCGATTGGTTGCAGGAATGCAACGAGTGCAAGGAGCGTGTAAATGCCACATCGCTATTTAATTTGCAAACTCACAAGTTCAAGCATTTACCATATGGCACTTATTTAGAGTGTCGCTACTGTGACGCCAAATATAACTATATAATACACATTGTTAGTCAtttgaaggcgaaacatccagAGCACgcattgcaaaaacaaaatatacccATTGATATTGATAAAACTTTGTTGGACAATGTTGACGATGTTGCTGAAGAAGATGTTGCAGAAGTAAAGCGCAGTGTTGGTGACGAAGCAAAGGGTGTTACTAATTCGGATGGGGATGTAGAGGCTGAGGGTGATGACGATGAGGATGTTGACGATGACATGGATGATGACATTGATGAAGACGTGGATGATGATGACGACGACGATGACGATGAAGAAGAAGCTGAGGAGAATGCACATAATAATGATGGGAAAGCTGCTGGTGAAGTTGTTGAGCAAATGAATGTTGATGCTAAAAGCGATGATGATTTTGGAGATGGTGATgacgacgatgatgatgatgatgatgatgatgatgatgatgacgatgatgatgatgatgatgacgatgacgatAGTGAAAATTATGGTACTGATGGTAATGTAGAAGATCCAGCTATTGACAGCGAAAATACAAACGTAGAGGCGCCAAATGGTGTAGTGGAAGACATTGAACAAGTTGAAAACCCCGAAGAACAGTTTGTTCTTGGCTAA